In Coleofasciculus chthonoplastes PCC 7420, the following are encoded in one genomic region:
- a CDS encoding GAF domain-containing protein: MIATRKQSRGSKELANDAQINNTKRWQNQTMVLFELTQSQRLNAGDLTTVICDLTKAAADALDVERVSVWLYNDAASQLNCVERYENGKHYHGWDKTPGQNQGKDISPPVLPKTCCCLTSPLLLGRLDVPIWQNEQMIGMISYEQSVSSPREWTPQDKTFASAIANLIALRLEQWHHQQAMQELNQGESRYQLLVEKSPDLISQHRTDGVYLYASPACRTLLGYESDQLVGHSIDELVHPQDVTAIKQIYSNPTDCQHQQPIRYRIRHQSGDYRWLESTINPICHPQTNQVTEIVVVSREISQPQPAPESRHKATPHALKMNPLAVAKQANPFKPLGLGSRLSRLTHPPAMPTTPAPPSHSRISALAAVVEDRLMSGMMLLGNQSLNSESRRTFSWVANAIAVAIDQYWARSELLSRRESLLFGLANQIRNSLELHTILETAVESIRTLLKIDRCQFLWYRLKVQPPHWDVVKEARTPDLPSSIGQHSTEQIAPLAQRILKREIVQVDDVETCDDPILKQFLTQQGYTSILSLPIKTRAGDIGAISCIHGTEQRPWDNSEVELLQAVVAQLTIALDQASLYTQARESAEIAQAQTQELEQTLNQLQATQAKLVQSEKMSSLGQLVAGVAHELNNPVNFIHNNLTYASAYFYDLLNLVRLYQEHYPNPAAAIAEQAELIDVDFIADDLPKLLRSMQRGTDRISSIVLSLRNFSRLDEAEMKQADLNQGIESTLLMLQHRLKPKGNQPEIKVLTEYGDLPEADCYPGQLNQVFLNILNNAIDVLEQSFKDNPDYPAPIIAIRTGVLECSTDSSHQPDSQLDIQTEDRKQSVMNCPRIVIQIADNGLGMTDEVKARLFDPFFSTKAVGQGVGLGLTICYQIVVEHHHGVLHCTSTPGKGTEFWIEIPIQQVTSS; encoded by the coding sequence GTGATTGCAACTAGAAAGCAGAGTAGGGGTTCAAAGGAATTGGCAAACGATGCTCAAATTAACAACACCAAACGTTGGCAAAACCAAACGATGGTGTTATTCGAGTTGACTCAATCTCAGAGACTCAACGCCGGAGATTTGACCACCGTAATTTGCGACTTGACAAAAGCCGCCGCCGATGCCTTAGACGTTGAGCGAGTCAGCGTATGGTTGTACAACGATGCAGCTTCTCAGCTTAATTGTGTGGAACGGTATGAGAATGGTAAACACTATCATGGCTGGGACAAAACCCCAGGACAAAACCAGGGAAAAGATATCAGTCCACCTGTATTACCGAAGACGTGTTGTTGTCTTACCAGTCCCCTATTGCTGGGGCGATTAGATGTACCGATCTGGCAAAACGAACAGATGATCGGTATGATCAGCTACGAACAAAGCGTATCTAGTCCGAGGGAGTGGACGCCTCAAGACAAAACCTTTGCCAGCGCGATCGCGAATTTAATTGCCCTGCGACTGGAACAATGGCATCACCAACAGGCAATGCAGGAGTTGAATCAGGGAGAAAGCCGTTACCAATTACTGGTTGAGAAGTCTCCCGATCTGATTTCTCAACATCGGACAGATGGGGTCTATTTATATGCTTCACCCGCTTGTCGTACCCTCTTAGGATACGAATCTGATCAGTTGGTGGGACATTCCATTGACGAGTTGGTGCATCCTCAAGATGTCACCGCGATTAAACAGATCTACTCCAACCCCACGGATTGCCAACACCAGCAGCCGATTCGCTACCGCATCCGTCATCAAAGCGGCGATTATCGGTGGCTAGAAAGCACGATCAACCCTATATGCCATCCTCAAACCAATCAAGTAACCGAAATTGTCGTTGTATCGCGGGAGATTAGTCAACCCCAGCCCGCCCCAGAATCACGCCACAAAGCCACACCTCATGCCTTGAAGATGAACCCCTTAGCCGTGGCAAAACAGGCAAACCCATTTAAACCCTTGGGCTTAGGATCTCGCCTTTCCCGATTAACCCATCCCCCGGCGATGCCTACAACCCCCGCTCCACCCAGCCACAGCCGGATTTCTGCACTGGCGGCGGTGGTAGAAGATCGGCTGATGAGTGGCATGATGCTATTGGGAAATCAATCCCTTAACTCAGAATCTCGGCGTACCTTTAGCTGGGTTGCCAATGCCATTGCCGTTGCCATTGACCAATATTGGGCGCGTTCAGAACTACTCAGCCGTCGCGAATCTCTGCTTTTTGGGCTTGCCAATCAAATTCGCAACTCCCTAGAACTTCATACTATCCTGGAAACAGCAGTAGAATCGATTCGCACCCTACTCAAAATCGATCGCTGTCAATTTCTCTGGTATCGACTCAAAGTACAACCCCCCCATTGGGATGTAGTCAAAGAAGCCAGAACACCTGATTTACCAAGCTCTATCGGTCAACATTCAACCGAGCAAATTGCCCCCCTTGCCCAGCGGATTCTCAAGCGAGAAATTGTTCAGGTGGATGATGTGGAAACTTGTGATGACCCGATCCTAAAACAGTTTTTAACCCAACAAGGATATACCTCAATCTTGTCCCTACCGATTAAAACCCGGGCGGGAGACATTGGCGCGATTAGTTGTATTCACGGGACAGAACAACGTCCCTGGGATAATAGTGAGGTGGAACTATTGCAAGCGGTTGTCGCTCAACTAACGATCGCCCTCGATCAAGCCTCCCTCTACACCCAAGCCCGTGAAAGCGCTGAGATTGCCCAAGCCCAAACCCAAGAACTTGAACAAACCCTAAATCAGCTTCAAGCCACCCAAGCCAAACTGGTGCAGAGTGAAAAAATGTCCAGTTTAGGACAATTAGTGGCAGGTGTGGCACATGAACTGAATAATCCAGTTAATTTTATTCACAATAACTTAACCTACGCCAGTGCCTATTTTTATGACCTCTTGAATCTGGTACGCCTTTATCAAGAGCATTATCCCAATCCGGCGGCGGCTATTGCGGAGCAAGCGGAACTCATTGATGTGGACTTTATCGCTGATGACTTACCCAAACTGCTGCGTTCTATGCAACGGGGAACGGATCGGATTAGTTCCATTGTCCTCAGCTTACGCAACTTCTCCCGCCTGGATGAAGCCGAGATGAAACAGGCTGACTTAAATCAGGGAATTGAGAGTACCTTACTGATGTTGCAACATCGCCTCAAACCCAAAGGGAACCAGCCGGAGATTAAAGTGCTGACGGAGTATGGCGACTTGCCTGAGGCAGACTGTTATCCTGGACAACTTAACCAGGTGTTTCTGAACATTCTCAACAACGCGATCGATGTTTTGGAGCAGTCTTTTAAAGATAATCCCGATTATCCTGCACCGATTATTGCCATTCGCACGGGGGTATTGGAATGTTCCACGGATTCCTCTCACCAGCCAGACTCTCAGCTAGATATTCAGACAGAAGACAGGAAACAATCTGTAATGAATTGTCCCCGAATTGTGATTCAAATTGCCGATAATGGACTGGGAATGACAGATGAGGTAAAAGCACGGCTATTTGATCCCTTCTTTTCTACCAAAGCAGTAGGACAAGGTGTGGGTTTAGGATTGACAATTTGTTATCAAATTGTCGTCGAACATCATCATGGTGTTCTTCATTGCACCTCGACACCAGGTAAAGGGACTGAATTTTGGATCGAGATTCCTATCCAGCAAGTTACCAGTTCTTAG
- a CDS encoding DUF6932 family protein produces the protein MIPEFNENGNLPPGVHFCEWEEFQQRFSTTLRRQRMIDGLELAMTQLKAAGCRTIYIDGSFITSKPNPGDFDAAYLDFFQFDTRTNTRKGILSIELQRWTP, from the coding sequence GTGATTCCAGAATTCAATGAGAACGGCAATCTACCACCAGGAGTTCATTTTTGCGAATGGGAGGAGTTTCAGCAGAGATTTAGTACGACGTTGAGGAGACAGCGTATGATCGATGGTCTGGAACTGGCAATGACCCAATTAAAAGCCGCAGGTTGTCGAACTATTTATATTGATGGTAGTTTTATCACCAGTAAGCCCAACCCTGGTGATTTTGATGCAGCCTATTTAGATTTTTTTCAATTTGATACAAGAACGAATACGCGCAAAGGAATTCTGTCTATAGAGTTACAGAGGTGGACACCCTAA
- a CDS encoding helix-turn-helix transcriptional regulator, with the protein MIKNDQQYQQSLDWLRRFEQSVAELDSNDNLKAEPVRWQLHRDSYQSQVNELKEEIAEYERLINCDNSQPIQIKVESLNKLPDALIKARIAAKMSQEELADLLGIEQQRVKQYEDTDYQCASFVEILEVSTALGVEFETAVMQVDFAEIEAVKQSVEKWRNKNMNMVTKTS; encoded by the coding sequence ATGATAAAAAATGATCAACAATATCAGCAATCCTTAGATTGGTTGCGGCGCTTTGAACAGTCTGTCGCCGAATTGGATAGTAATGATAACTTGAAAGCTGAACCAGTACGCTGGCAGCTTCATAGAGACTCCTATCAAAGTCAAGTTAACGAGTTAAAAGAAGAAATTGCTGAATATGAAAGACTGATTAATTGTGACAATAGCCAGCCGATTCAAATAAAAGTTGAGAGTTTGAATAAGCTGCCCGATGCTTTAATCAAAGCCAGAATAGCTGCCAAAATGAGCCAAGAAGAACTGGCTGATTTGCTGGGAATTGAGCAGCAACGAGTTAAACAATATGAGGACACCGATTATCAATGTGCCAGTTTTGTAGAAATCCTGGAAGTTAGCACCGCGTTGGGTGTGGAATTTGAGACGGCTGTGATGCAGGTAGATTTTGCGGAAATAGAAGCGGTTAAACAAAGTGTAGAAAAATGGCGAAATAAAAATATGAATATGGTAACTAAAACGTCATAA
- a CDS encoding DUF6932 family protein produces the protein MIPEFDENGNLPPGVHFCEWEEFQQRFSTTLKRQNMIDGLELAMTQLKAAGCRTIYIDGSFVTSKPNPGDFDACWEPEDMDYDYLRKNAPRLLNYLDRSAQKSTYKGELFRSDQPVGDYGLASLEFFQRDRQFNSKGIIAIDLLRWES, from the coding sequence GTGATTCCAGAATTCGATGAGAATGGCAATCTACCACCAGGAGTTCATTTTTGCGAATGGGAGGAGTTTCAGCAGAGATTTAGTACAACCTTGAAGAGACAGAACATGATAGATGGTTTGGAACTGGCAATGACCCAATTAAAAGCCGCAGGTTGTCGAACTATTTATATTGATGGTAGTTTTGTCACCAGTAAACCAAACCCGGGTGATTTTGATGCCTGTTGGGAGCCGGAAGATATGGATTACGATTATCTCCGCAAAAATGCCCCTAGATTACTAAATTATTTAGATCGTAGCGCCCAGAAATCAACGTATAAAGGTGAACTTTTTCGTTCAGATCAACCCGTAGGAGATTACGGGTTAGCTTCTCTAGAATTTTTTCAGCGAGATAGACAGTTCAATTCCAAAGGGATTATTGCCATAGATTTATTGAGGTGGGAATCATGA
- a CDS encoding helix-turn-helix domain-containing protein, with the protein MIKNEKQYEYSQECAKKFEYSIKMLDQDEALKNKDPDGWQLSRDVKKSHLRALQAEITEYERLINCDKSQPIQIKVESLNKLPDALIQARIAAKMSQGELADLLGIDQQRVKQYEDTDYQCASFVEILEVSTALGVEFETAVMQVDFEEIEAVKQTVAKWRKKTMNRVTKIP; encoded by the coding sequence ATGATTAAAAATGAAAAGCAGTATGAATACAGCCAAGAATGTGCCAAAAAATTTGAATATTCCATCAAGATGTTAGATCAAGATGAAGCACTCAAGAATAAAGATCCTGATGGTTGGCAGCTTTCTCGTGATGTGAAAAAATCGCATCTCAGGGCTTTACAAGCTGAAATTACTGAATATGAAAGGCTAATTAATTGCGACAAGAGCCAGCCGATTCAAATAAAAGTTGAGAGTTTAAACAAGCTGCCCGATGCTTTGATTCAAGCTAGGATAGCAGCAAAAATGAGCCAAGGCGAACTAGCTGATTTGTTAGGAATTGATCAGCAACGAGTTAAGCAGTATGAAGACACCGATTATCAATGTGCCAGTTTTGTAGAAATCCTGGAAGTTAGCACCGCGTTGGGTGTGGAATTTGAGACGGCTGTGATGCAGGTGGATTTTGAGGAAATAGAAGCGGTTAAACAAACTGTGGCAAAATGGCGAAAGAAAACAATGAATAGGGTAACTAAAATACCATAA
- a CDS encoding GIY-YIG nuclease family protein, giving the protein MKNFPIFFGQFTLRQRHQLPDQAGIYFVLDEREQLLYIGQAKSLRDRWAGKTHHRYKQFARKGLDKIILRYILTSVSELDKLEREYIEQLKPLLNDSKVKEYLPKTSPRFSELRRLLKLTSQPLFPSVMSTCSEGKTIPRDAWDLFRGFVAGVYEERQPSILVVCRQNMGNILLKSSLHRAKKRFYIETDPKSVPTCYFFDARQTIFVFVELFNDNWADQVFKEVYPNLVDCQIAGVVLKKLVNSNLLMPALEKIIVNGDNAAQSYLLKVCKNLQPLPADFYLNKHIIW; this is encoded by the coding sequence ATGAAAAATTTTCCTATTTTTTTCGGACAGTTTACTTTACGCCAACGTCATCAGCTTCCCGATCAAGCAGGCATTTATTTTGTCCTTGATGAACGCGAACAATTACTTTATATTGGTCAAGCTAAAAGCCTGCGCGATCGCTGGGCAGGAAAAACTCATCACCGATACAAGCAATTTGCCAGGAAAGGATTAGATAAAATCATTCTTAGATATATTCTGACTTCCGTTTCTGAACTGGATAAGTTAGAGCGAGAGTATATCGAGCAGCTTAAACCTCTACTGAATGATAGCAAAGTCAAGGAATATCTCCCCAAAACAAGTCCTCGGTTTTCGGAATTGCGACGCTTACTCAAACTCACAAGTCAGCCTCTCTTTCCTTCAGTGATGTCTACGTGCAGCGAGGGAAAGACAATCCCTAGAGACGCTTGGGACTTGTTTCGAGGTTTTGTTGCAGGTGTATATGAAGAACGCCAGCCTTCCATTCTAGTAGTGTGCAGACAGAATATGGGAAATATTTTGTTAAAAAGTTCATTACATCGAGCTAAAAAGCGCTTTTACATAGAGACAGACCCTAAGTCTGTACCAACTTGTTATTTTTTCGATGCGAGACAAACAATTTTTGTATTTGTCGAATTATTTAATGATAATTGGGCAGATCAAGTATTCAAAGAGGTTTATCCAAACTTAGTGGATTGCCAGATCGCTGGCGTTGTCCTTAAGAAACTCGTCAATTCTAATTTATTAATGCCTGCCTTAGAAAAAATAATAGTTAACGGGGACAATGCAGCGCAATCTTACCTTTTAAAGGTCTGTAAAAATTTACAACCTTTGCCCGCTGATTTCTATTTAAACAAGCATATAATTTGGTGA